The genomic window CTTATGATGGTCTAAAGTTACAAGATCAACAACTCTTTCAATAGCACTATTTGTAGTCTCAGCTAAAATCATACCCATCAAAGTAATAAACATCAAAAGTTTATTGGTAAGGCTTGTATCTATAAAAAACAATGTTGGCAATAATAAAATAGTAACAATAAGTTCTATTTTAAATGAAGTTTCTGTTTTTATTAAATCAAGCAGACCTTTTAAAGCATAAGAGGTATTTTTGAAAAAGTTATATTTGGGTTGGTTTCTCAATTTCTTTCCTTTTAAATATTTTTGCGAATATTAATATAATGAGCCAAGCTAAAATCATGCTAATTATAGTATGACTTAAAAAGTGATCACCTATGAGCATTTTGTAAAGTCCCATACTCCAAGCTATAAGAAGTGCAAAGGATAAAGCTATAACTTGATTTTTTCTTTTCTTAAAAAGAAAAAAGATTGACATAAGTGCAAATCCAGCACTAGCATGACCAGCGGGCCAACATCTGATTCTTTTTTCTTTAAAACCTTTTGGATATGACTCAAAAATATTTACATTTGGGTATTTCCCTCCATAGTCTTTTGTATGTTTTGGGCAAGGCATATTTGTAGTATCTTTTAAAGAAACCACAACAAACGGAACAGTAAATGAACTTAATACTATTATAATAAGACCATTTCTATACATTCGGATAAGCTTATTTTTTCTAAAAAAAATTAGAGAAATAATAATAAGTATAGCAAATAGCATTAATAGTTTTTTCATTCCTTTATAAAAAATAAAGTTCAAAGTAGCATTGTTTCTATCTATTAACCAAGTATGTGTATCAAATTTATAAAAAAAGTTTTGCACATAAATATCTATGGGAGTAAATGCAAAAAGTACTATTACAAAAGATAAACAAAGTGTTGTATACAGTATATGAGTATTAATTTTTTCTAGCATGATTTAATATATCCTTATCTTTTTTATAAACATCTGTTTCAATTTCAAAGAAACCTAAAAGTGTGTGAAAAAGGTCATCTTGTGAGAATCTCTCATCTGAGTATGTTCTTAGTTTTGTTGTATTAACTTCACTATCTCCAAACCACATAAGAGCTCCTATATGTCTTTGTTCATCTGGTGCTATAAGGTATGGCATACCGTGTAAATATAAACCATTCTCTCCTAAACTTTCACCATGATCACTCATGTATATTAAACCTGTATGATAATATTTTGAATATGGTTTCAAAAAATTTATGGTTTTTGATAAGAAATAATCAGTATAAAGTATTGCATTATCATATGCATTACCAACTTCTTCTTGAGTACATTCTTCTAATTGATTTGTTTTACAAACAGGCTTGAATTTCTCAAACTCTTTTGGATATCTTTTATAATATGCAGGTCCATGATTTCCCATTTGGTGAAGAACTATAAGAATATCTTCATTTTTATGTTTTTCAATAAATTTATCAAGACCTACAAGCATACCTTCGTCTCTACATTCTCCATCATCGCATATTGTATTTATCTTAGGGTCTTTAAAATTTTGATAGTCAACTCTAAGGGCAACACCTTTTGAATCAGAATTATTATCTCTCCAAAGTATTTTTACATCTTTTGTGTTGTTTAATATATCTATAACATTTTCAGTTGAGATACCTTTTTTATAAGTATACTCACTTCTTGGATATACAGAAAACATACAGGGAACAGAGACAGCGGTTGAAGTACCACATGAATACATATTTGGGAAGTTTATAATATCTTCTTTTTTTAATAAAGGATTTGTCTCTCTTTTATAGCCATTTAAAGAAAATCTATTTGCTCTTGCTGCTTCTCCTACTACCATAATAAGAAGTTCTTTTTTATCACTTTCATACTCTTCAGGTGAATATTTAGCATCTTTTCCTATTATTTCTAGAACAAGTGGGCCACTATTTATAGTTTTATTTATATAATTGCCAATACTATATATCCAAAATATAGGGTTAGCATGATATCTTAAAGGTTTATGCTCTCTGAAAAATGAAGTATAAAACTTACTTAAACTAAAAATTATAATAATAACTACTAATAATGAGATAATTAGAGTTTTTAATTTTGCAAAAATTTCATTTTTTAGTGGT from Arcobacter sp. F2176 includes these protein-coding regions:
- a CDS encoding diacylglycerol kinase produces the protein MRNQPKYNFFKNTSYALKGLLDLIKTETSFKIELIVTILLLPTLFFIDTSLTNKLLMFITLMGMILAETTNSAIERVVDLVTLDHHKMAGRAKDVGSAIVFISIFIFIVTWSCILLSKL
- a CDS encoding phosphoethanolamine transferase, encoding MKNFTQYKLIIFVAIFLTTFFNLSFFKSIITAYPVTGTNLIYIISISLVLLSLIVFLFSLVASKHTTKPILIIILLVSSFTAYFMDTYHVVIDTEMIRNTLQTNFDESSDLFSYQLVLYVLLLGVIPSIIIYKLKINYRPLKNEIFAKLKTLIISLLVVIIIIFSLSKFYTSFFREHKPLRYHANPIFWIYSIGNYINKTINSGPLVLEIIGKDAKYSPEEYESDKKELLIMVVGEAARANRFSLNGYKRETNPLLKKEDIINFPNMYSCGTSTAVSVPCMFSVYPRSEYTYKKGISTENVIDILNNTKDVKILWRDNNSDSKGVALRVDYQNFKDPKINTICDDGECRDEGMLVGLDKFIEKHKNEDILIVLHQMGNHGPAYYKRYPKEFEKFKPVCKTNQLEECTQEEVGNAYDNAILYTDYFLSKTINFLKPYSKYYHTGLIYMSDHGESLGENGLYLHGMPYLIAPDEQRHIGALMWFGDSEVNTTKLRTYSDERFSQDDLFHTLLGFFEIETDVYKKDKDILNHARKN
- a CDS encoding phosphatase PAP2 family protein, with amino-acid sequence MLEKINTHILYTTLCLSFVIVLFAFTPIDIYVQNFFYKFDTHTWLIDRNNATLNFIFYKGMKKLLMLFAILIIISLIFFRKNKLIRMYRNGLIIIVLSSFTVPFVVVSLKDTTNMPCPKHTKDYGGKYPNVNIFESYPKGFKEKRIRCWPAGHASAGFALMSIFFLFKKRKNQVIALSFALLIAWSMGLYKMLIGDHFLSHTIISMILAWLIILIFAKIFKRKEIEKPTQI